A part of Corynebacterium afermentans subsp. lipophilum genomic DNA contains:
- a CDS encoding threonine/serine ThrE exporter family protein: MIEHNPGMDAEANTCLRFGVLLLSAGASGYRVIRAVKRCARSVGFDDADVIVGFNTISCTFHRGQQFRTAVSDVPLPGVNASRIEALETAAHSLLQSYRTPEVIDAVLDEIERIPSPRWGLCLSTFAAGLACAGFAVLNQFGLATAALVCVAAMLGQLVRAFLHKAHFNLIGITMAASFVASSAFLLLDRVLPLASVASPGFIAAVLFLIPGFPLFTSFVDLARFDFTAGIPRLFFALEIIVVIMLTVSVVAMLSGTPELPSAAVPRSAEFMAAGALASFVSVGCFALLFNSSRRMALIAATLGMAANVARLALLADGVRSYLAAFVAALIIGVAGGLLGRVAKVPRTTVTIPAAVVMIPGPVIYAAVHNFADGDILNALSKFTEVSFVVLFIAGGLAVARMLTDPNWAMYRYIDFDHELVGEERPINN, from the coding sequence GTGATCGAGCACAACCCCGGCATGGACGCCGAAGCGAACACCTGTCTTCGCTTCGGCGTCTTGTTGTTGTCCGCCGGCGCGTCCGGCTACCGCGTGATCCGCGCGGTGAAGCGCTGCGCGCGCTCGGTGGGCTTCGACGACGCCGACGTCATCGTCGGCTTCAACACCATCAGCTGCACGTTCCACCGCGGCCAGCAGTTCCGCACCGCCGTATCCGACGTGCCGCTGCCGGGTGTCAACGCCTCGCGCATCGAGGCGTTGGAGACCGCGGCACACTCGCTTCTGCAGAGCTACCGCACGCCCGAGGTCATCGATGCGGTACTCGACGAGATCGAGCGCATCCCATCTCCACGCTGGGGCCTTTGCCTATCGACGTTCGCCGCCGGACTCGCCTGCGCCGGATTCGCAGTACTGAACCAGTTCGGGCTCGCCACCGCCGCGCTGGTGTGCGTCGCGGCGATGCTGGGCCAGCTGGTGCGGGCGTTTTTGCACAAGGCGCACTTCAACCTCATCGGCATTACGATGGCTGCGTCGTTTGTGGCATCGTCAGCGTTCTTGCTGCTTGACCGGGTTTTGCCGCTTGCGAGCGTGGCCTCCCCCGGTTTCATCGCCGCGGTGCTGTTTCTCATCCCCGGCTTCCCGCTGTTCACCTCGTTTGTGGACCTCGCCCGCTTCGACTTCACCGCCGGGATCCCGAGGCTGTTTTTCGCCCTCGAGATCATCGTGGTGATCATGCTGACCGTCTCCGTGGTCGCGATGCTCTCCGGCACCCCGGAGCTGCCGTCGGCGGCGGTGCCGAGGTCGGCGGAATTCATGGCCGCAGGGGCGCTCGCCAGCTTCGTCAGTGTGGGCTGCTTTGCGTTGCTGTTCAACTCGTCGAGACGCATGGCGCTCATCGCCGCCACCCTCGGGATGGCGGCCAACGTCGCACGGCTCGCCCTGCTTGCGGATGGGGTGCGCTCGTATCTGGCCGCCTTCGTCGCCGCCCTGATCATCGGCGTCGCCGGCGGGCTTTTGGGCCGGGTGGCGAAGGTGCCCCGCACCACCGTGACCATCCCGGCGGCGGTGGTGATGATCCCCGGCCCCGTCATCTACGCCGCAGTGCACAACTTCGCCGACGGCGACATCCTCAACGCGCTGTCGAAGTTCACCGAGGTGTCGTTCGTGGTGCTGTTCATCGCCGGCGGGCTCGCCGTGGCGCGCATGCTCACCGACCCGAACTGGGCGATGTACCGCTACATCGACTTCGACCACGAACTCGTCGGCGAGGAACGCCCCATCAACAACTAG
- the gcvH gene encoding glycine cleavage system protein GcvH — translation MELKQDFYYSEDHEWINSTPDEAAGKTVRVGITHVAADRLGEVVFAELPQVGDTVTAGETCGEIESTKSVSDLYSPVTGTVTAVNEDIDGAYEAINNDPYGEGWLFEVEVEEVGPLMTADEYASSNGV, via the coding sequence ATGGAGCTGAAGCAGGACTTCTACTACTCCGAGGACCACGAGTGGATCAACTCCACCCCGGACGAGGCCGCCGGCAAGACCGTGCGCGTGGGCATCACCCACGTCGCCGCTGACCGCCTCGGCGAGGTTGTCTTCGCGGAGCTTCCGCAGGTGGGCGACACCGTCACCGCCGGCGAGACCTGCGGCGAGATCGAGTCCACCAAGTCCGTCTCCGACCTGTACTCCCCGGTCACCGGCACGGTCACCGCGGTCAACGAGGACATCGACGGCGCCTACGAAGCCATCAACAACGACCCGTACGGCGAAGGCTGGCTCTTCGAGGTGGAGGTCGAGGAAGTCGGCCCGCTGATGACCGCCGACGAGTACGCCTCCTCCAACGGCGTGTAG
- a CDS encoding RDD family protein: MAASRRQNWHDGPEIPNQFSGKDTLPEYPGQFLGMPKEGTGSQASVLRRMGGVFIDWALCAVAASLITANTSALGDRYTATYLLWIVLGIVCGWLFSRTPGMAALGMGVARVDKEAPVGLWRAAVRTILTGFVLPAALVDADGRGMHDRATTTTVIRT; the protein is encoded by the coding sequence ATGGCTGCTTCTCGACGACAAAACTGGCACGACGGCCCCGAAATCCCGAACCAATTCTCCGGCAAGGACACCTTGCCTGAGTACCCGGGGCAGTTTTTAGGGATGCCGAAGGAGGGGACGGGCTCGCAGGCGTCGGTGCTGCGCCGTATGGGCGGGGTGTTCATCGACTGGGCGTTGTGCGCGGTGGCTGCGTCGCTGATCACGGCGAACACGTCGGCGCTGGGGGACCGTTACACCGCGACGTACCTGCTGTGGATCGTTTTGGGCATCGTGTGCGGCTGGTTGTTCTCCCGCACGCCGGGCATGGCGGCGCTGGGCATGGGTGTGGCGCGCGTGGACAAGGAGGCCCCGGTGGGGCTGTGGCGCGCGGCCGTGCGCACAATCCTCACCGGTTTTGTGCTGCCGGCGGCGCTTGTGGACGCCGACGGGCGCGGCATGCACGACCGCGCGACCACCACGACGGTCATCCGCACCTAG
- a CDS encoding dihydroxyacetone kinase family protein, whose translation MPDTFKSFRNATDHFMREALGGLVAAHPCAQWHDEGFVGLLLDDATKGEQRVAVISGGGSGHEPMHAGFIGSGMLDAACPGLLFTSPNAVQIGAATEWADRGKGVVHVVKNYTGDVMNFTVAANHADVEVAQVLVDDDVATEIDNDDSPGRRGTGATVIVEKIAGAAAARGDDLQAVAEVAQRAADQSRSMAVALQPGHSPTSDRATFDLADGQIEIGVGIHGEPGVERRDIAGAQPTAAALVEELLDGILSSLGNPSGEVMLFVNGLGGTSQLEQDLIFGEALKRLTDRGLKVRRGMRGTLVTSLNMAGISLTLTVLDDELIELIDASTAAPAWPGTVNNPEYAEAILVDNETQPDSGEENAWLTRFVERLGASYDDLTALDREAGDGDFGQNMEAAFGDVDTPVRGADADVLNFFAHRMLVRAGGTSGAVLGTFFRQMADAFEGVDSRDADGSAFAKALAEGLERGVDAITQLGGAKEGDNTLVDALAPAARAAKDASGSVDEVLAQVFAPAVEGAKATRGMQATKGRASYLGESAKHVPDPGAIAVTWLFGEAGVDEF comes from the coding sequence ATGCCTGACACGTTCAAATCATTTCGTAACGCCACCGACCACTTCATGCGGGAGGCCCTCGGCGGCCTTGTCGCCGCGCACCCGTGCGCGCAGTGGCACGACGAGGGCTTCGTGGGGCTTTTGCTTGACGACGCCACCAAAGGCGAACAACGAGTAGCCGTCATCTCCGGCGGCGGGTCCGGCCACGAGCCGATGCACGCCGGCTTCATCGGCTCCGGCATGCTGGATGCGGCCTGCCCGGGCCTGTTGTTCACCTCCCCCAACGCGGTGCAGATCGGCGCTGCCACCGAGTGGGCGGACCGCGGCAAAGGCGTGGTGCACGTGGTGAAGAACTACACCGGCGACGTGATGAACTTCACCGTGGCGGCCAACCACGCCGACGTCGAGGTGGCGCAGGTGCTGGTGGACGACGACGTTGCAACAGAGATCGACAACGATGATTCGCCGGGCCGCCGCGGCACCGGAGCGACGGTGATTGTGGAGAAGATCGCCGGCGCGGCCGCCGCGCGCGGCGACGACCTGCAGGCGGTGGCGGAGGTAGCCCAGCGCGCGGCGGATCAGTCCCGCAGCATGGCGGTGGCGCTGCAGCCAGGCCACTCCCCGACCTCGGACCGCGCCACGTTCGACTTGGCGGACGGCCAGATCGAAATCGGCGTGGGCATCCACGGCGAGCCGGGCGTGGAGCGCCGCGACATCGCCGGCGCGCAGCCCACCGCGGCGGCTCTCGTGGAAGAGCTGCTGGACGGCATCCTCTCATCACTCGGCAACCCCAGCGGCGAGGTGATGCTCTTCGTCAACGGTCTCGGCGGCACGAGCCAGCTGGAGCAGGACTTGATCTTCGGCGAGGCGCTCAAGCGGCTGACGGACCGCGGGCTGAAGGTGCGCCGCGGCATGCGCGGCACGCTGGTGACCTCGCTGAACATGGCGGGCATCTCGCTCACGCTCACCGTGCTCGACGACGAGCTCATCGAGCTTATCGACGCCTCTACCGCCGCCCCCGCCTGGCCCGGCACCGTCAACAACCCGGAGTATGCCGAGGCGATCCTGGTGGACAACGAGACCCAGCCGGACAGCGGCGAGGAGAACGCGTGGCTGACGCGCTTTGTCGAGCGCCTGGGCGCCAGCTACGACGACCTGACTGCCCTGGACCGCGAGGCCGGCGACGGCGACTTCGGCCAGAATATGGAGGCGGCCTTTGGTGACGTCGACACGCCTGTGCGCGGCGCGGACGCGGACGTGTTGAACTTTTTCGCCCACCGCATGCTGGTGCGCGCCGGCGGCACCTCGGGTGCGGTGCTGGGCACCTTCTTCCGCCAGATGGCCGACGCGTTCGAGGGCGTGGATTCGCGCGACGCGGACGGCAGCGCATTCGCCAAGGCGCTCGCGGAGGGGCTTGAGCGCGGGGTGGACGCCATCACGCAGCTCGGCGGCGCGAAGGAGGGCGACAACACGCTCGTCGACGCCCTCGCCCCCGCCGCACGCGCCGCGAAGGACGCCTCCGGCAGCGTCGACGAGGTGCTCGCACAGGTCTTCGCCCCGGCGGTCGAAGGTGCGAAGGCGACCCGCGGCATGCAGGCGACAAAGGGCCGCGCGTCGTATCTCGGCGAGAGCGCGAAACACGTGCCGGATCCGGGTGCGATCGCGGTGACGTGGCTGTTCGGTGAAGCGGGTGTGGACGAGTTCTAA
- the lipB gene encoding lipoyl(octanoyl) transferase LipB produces the protein MTAPRDPFFPADKSIRASAAPIDVRELGLVDYQEAWDLQADIASRRAKGELPDTVLVLQHPSTFTAGKRTQPEDMPDPAYPVPVVPVDRGGRITWHGEGQLVVYPIIKLAEPVDVVDYVRRLEEALIQVVRDAGVATAGRVDGRSGVWVPEETKAVAPEASTRERKIAALGIRITRGVTMHGLALNCNNTLEHYEHIVACGIDDADVTTLSLELGRDITPADMAAPMVRELERALSGELVVADHTFATRPDPSKGLTRKVR, from the coding sequence ATGACTGCCCCGCGCGACCCGTTTTTCCCCGCCGACAAATCCATCCGAGCCTCAGCCGCGCCCATTGATGTGCGCGAGCTGGGGCTCGTGGACTATCAGGAGGCCTGGGATCTCCAAGCAGACATTGCTTCTCGACGGGCCAAAGGCGAACTGCCCGACACCGTGCTGGTCCTCCAGCACCCCTCCACCTTCACCGCCGGCAAGCGCACGCAGCCGGAAGACATGCCCGACCCCGCCTACCCCGTGCCCGTGGTGCCGGTGGACCGCGGCGGGCGCATCACCTGGCACGGCGAGGGCCAGCTGGTGGTCTACCCGATTATCAAGCTCGCGGAGCCGGTGGACGTGGTCGACTACGTGCGCCGCTTAGAGGAGGCGCTCATCCAGGTCGTGCGCGACGCGGGCGTGGCCACGGCGGGCCGGGTCGACGGCCGCTCCGGGGTCTGGGTGCCGGAGGAGACGAAGGCGGTGGCCCCGGAGGCGTCGACACGCGAGCGCAAAATTGCTGCCCTGGGCATCCGCATCACCCGCGGCGTGACCATGCACGGCCTCGCCTTGAACTGCAACAACACCCTCGAGCACTACGAGCACATTGTCGCCTGCGGCATCGACGACGCCGACGTGACCACCCTGTCACTCGAGCTCGGCCGCGACATCACCCCGGCCGATATGGCCGCGCCGATGGTGCGCGAACTGGAGCGGGCGCTGTCCGGCGAACTGGTCGTGGCGGACCACACATTCGCCACCCGACCGGACCCCTCGAAGGGTTTGACACGGAAGGTACGGTAA
- a CDS encoding DUF4191 domain-containing protein, whose product MAKTQDKEAAKAAKKEQRAAKRAKGKATRSQLKQAFDIQRKRDKALIPIMLACVLGGGLLFFLLGLWWGAKWFWLIMGLILGAVLAMFIFSRRLEKSMYDEVGDTPGAAGWTLENMRNTMGIVWQTKTGVQANTHMDTVHRVVGNPGVVLVGEGNPNRLKSLMSKEHKRVERLLAGVPVYEVYAGEGEGQVRNRDLQKHLLKLPKNYQKNEVYSLAAKLDAMDSRGRGAQAAGLPGGPLPKQAQNMAGMNRKMRRMQERKGGK is encoded by the coding sequence ATGGCTAAGACGCAGGACAAGGAAGCGGCGAAAGCCGCCAAGAAAGAACAGCGCGCCGCGAAGCGCGCCAAGGGCAAAGCAACCCGCTCGCAGCTCAAGCAGGCGTTTGACATCCAGCGCAAGCGCGACAAGGCGCTCATCCCCATCATGCTCGCCTGCGTGCTGGGTGGCGGGCTGCTGTTCTTCCTCCTCGGCCTGTGGTGGGGCGCGAAGTGGTTCTGGCTGATCATGGGCCTGATCCTGGGTGCCGTGCTGGCGATGTTCATCTTCTCCCGCCGCCTGGAAAAGTCCATGTACGACGAGGTCGGCGACACCCCCGGCGCCGCAGGCTGGACGCTGGAGAACATGCGCAACACGATGGGCATCGTGTGGCAGACAAAAACCGGCGTACAAGCCAACACCCATATGGACACCGTGCACCGCGTGGTGGGCAACCCGGGTGTCGTGCTCGTCGGCGAAGGCAACCCGAACCGCCTTAAGTCGCTGATGAGCAAGGAGCACAAGCGCGTGGAGCGCTTGCTTGCGGGCGTGCCCGTCTACGAGGTCTACGCCGGCGAGGGCGAAGGCCAGGTGCGCAACCGCGACCTGCAGAAGCACCTGCTCAAGTTGCCGAAGAACTACCAGAAGAACGAGGTGTACAGCCTCGCCGCGAAGCTTGACGCGATGGATTCCCGCGGCCGCGGCGCCCAGGCCGCTGGTCTGCCGGGCGGCCCCCTGCCGAAGCAGGCACAGAACATGGCGGGCATGAACCGCAAGATGCGCCGCATGCAGGAGCGCAAGGGCGGAAAGTGA
- the gcvT gene encoding glycine cleavage system aminomethyltransferase GcvT, whose amino-acid sequence MPQTPLHATHEKLGSSFTDFGGWEMPLKYGSELEEHRAVRTDVGIFDLSHMGEITIQGPDAAAFLDYALISNFTALKDGKAKYSMIVAEDGGIIDDLITYRFSKNHFMVVPNAANTNAVWAAFEARQGDFEVQLSNNSEAFALVAVQGPRALEVLEPLLSDDASALSYYSGAWMTLDGVETFVARTGYTGEDGFELFCAREDAQKVWDAVIGSGTPCGLAARDSLRLEASMPLYGHELTAEITPVEAGMGRAFAKKEADFVGKDALTGREPSVVIAGLTSEQRRAAREGAEVFLAGSDENIGVVTSGQPSPTLGHPVALAHLDPAHAEEGTEVEIDIRGRRYPFTIAPTPFYSRKDA is encoded by the coding sequence ATGCCACAGACCCCGCTGCACGCCACGCACGAAAAGCTCGGTTCGAGCTTCACCGATTTCGGCGGCTGGGAGATGCCGCTGAAGTACGGCTCGGAGCTGGAGGAGCACCGCGCGGTACGCACCGACGTGGGCATCTTCGACCTGTCCCACATGGGCGAGATCACCATCCAGGGCCCCGACGCCGCCGCGTTTTTGGACTACGCGCTGATCTCCAACTTCACCGCGCTCAAGGACGGCAAGGCGAAGTACTCCATGATCGTCGCCGAGGACGGCGGCATCATCGACGACCTGATCACCTACCGCTTCAGCAAGAACCACTTCATGGTCGTGCCCAACGCCGCGAACACCAACGCGGTGTGGGCGGCGTTTGAGGCGCGCCAGGGCGACTTCGAGGTGCAGCTCAGCAACAATTCCGAGGCGTTCGCGCTGGTTGCGGTCCAGGGCCCGCGTGCCCTCGAGGTGTTGGAACCTTTGCTTAGCGACGACGCCTCCGCCCTTTCCTACTACTCCGGCGCGTGGATGACCCTCGACGGCGTAGAAACGTTCGTCGCCCGCACCGGCTACACCGGCGAGGACGGCTTCGAGCTGTTCTGCGCCCGCGAGGACGCGCAGAAGGTGTGGGACGCCGTGATCGGCTCCGGCACCCCGTGCGGCCTGGCGGCGCGCGACTCGCTGCGCCTGGAGGCCTCAATGCCGCTCTACGGCCACGAGCTGACCGCCGAGATCACCCCGGTGGAGGCCGGCATGGGCCGCGCCTTTGCCAAAAAGGAGGCGGACTTCGTGGGCAAGGACGCGCTAACCGGCCGCGAGCCGAGCGTGGTCATCGCGGGCCTTACCTCCGAGCAGCGCCGCGCCGCCCGCGAGGGCGCCGAGGTCTTCCTCGCAGGCTCGGACGAGAACATCGGCGTGGTCACCTCCGGCCAGCCGTCGCCGACGCTGGGCCACCCGGTTGCGCTCGCGCACCTGGACCCGGCGCATGCTGAAGAGGGCACGGAAGTGGAAATCGACATCCGCGGACGCCGTTACCCGTTTACTATTGCACCGACCCCGTTTTACTCCCGAAAGGACGCATAA
- the gcvP gene encoding aminomethyl-transferring glycine dehydrogenase has protein sequence MDYISRHIGPDPAEQQKMLDTLGYDSIDALITAAVPSGILADKPLDLPEALTEYEAQDRLRELADKNTVLRAFYGQGFSSTLTPPVIRRGVVEDAGWYTAYTPYQAEISQGRLEALLNFQTMVQDLTGLDIANASLLDEASAAAEAVGLMSRVVKKGRRVLLDSRLHPQVIKVASERARAIDLEVEVANLAEGVVGEDLVGAVFAYPGTEGDIVDPRPVIEAIHERGGLVAVDADILALTLLESPGEFGADIAIGTTQRFGVPLFYGGPHAAYMAVREKLQRQMPGRLVGVSKDTEGYPAYRLALQTREQHIRRERATSNICTAQALLAVTASMYAVYHGPEGLKDIAHAVHQRAADFAASLEAAGVTVKHAEFFDTVAVEVAGAPEVVAKLADAGYLVRAIDETTVGVSFGEDTTDADVEALLAGFGASVAEGAARIPAALERTTEFLTHETFNRIHSETQMMRYIRTLGDKDLALDRTMIPLGSCTMKLNPTAGLEAITWPGFANVHPYTPDEYTEGWRELIDEIRAWLVAITGYAEVSVQPNSGATGELAGLLAIRAYHVANGDAERDICLIPASAHGTNAASATLANLRVVVVKTADDGSIDLADLDAKLEKHADSVAAIMLTYPSTHGVYEEDVRVVCDKVHAAGGQVYIDGANMNALTGIARPGDFGGDVSHLNLHKTFTIPHGGGGPGVGPIGVGEHLIPFLPGDPTAADGEGGVPVTSTLYGSAGVLPISWSYIAMSGAAGLRSATEHAVLGANYIARELNDSYPVLYTGNDGLVGHECILDLRELTDASGVTAADVAKRLIDYGFHAPTLAFPVAGTLMVEPTESEDVAELDRFVEAMRAIRAEIQEIIDGEVEYENSVVHNAPYTAESVIRSEWPYEFTREKAAYPVDSLVHAKYFPPVRRIDEAFGDRNFQCSCPPPEAFDTETES, from the coding sequence TTGGATTACATCTCCCGTCATATCGGCCCAGACCCGGCAGAACAGCAGAAAATGCTGGATACGCTGGGCTACGATTCCATCGATGCGCTGATCACCGCGGCGGTGCCCTCCGGCATCCTGGCGGACAAGCCGCTCGACCTGCCGGAGGCGTTGACGGAATACGAGGCCCAGGACCGCCTGCGCGAACTCGCTGACAAGAACACTGTGCTGCGCGCGTTTTACGGTCAGGGGTTCTCCTCCACCCTGACCCCGCCCGTGATCCGCCGCGGCGTGGTGGAGGACGCCGGCTGGTACACGGCCTACACGCCGTACCAGGCCGAGATTTCGCAGGGCCGCCTCGAGGCGCTGCTGAACTTCCAGACCATGGTGCAAGATCTCACCGGTCTGGACATCGCGAACGCATCGCTTCTCGACGAAGCATCCGCCGCCGCCGAGGCAGTCGGGCTGATGTCCCGCGTGGTGAAGAAGGGCCGCCGGGTACTTCTGGATTCGCGTCTGCACCCGCAGGTGATCAAGGTCGCCTCCGAGCGTGCCCGCGCGATCGACCTGGAGGTCGAGGTGGCCAACCTGGCTGAGGGCGTGGTCGGCGAGGACCTCGTCGGTGCAGTTTTCGCCTACCCGGGCACCGAGGGCGACATCGTGGACCCGCGCCCGGTGATTGAGGCGATCCACGAGCGCGGCGGCCTGGTCGCCGTCGACGCCGACATCCTGGCTCTGACGCTTCTTGAGTCCCCCGGCGAGTTCGGCGCGGACATCGCAATCGGCACCACCCAGCGCTTCGGCGTGCCGCTGTTCTACGGCGGCCCGCACGCGGCCTACATGGCGGTGCGCGAGAAGCTGCAGCGCCAGATGCCGGGCCGCCTGGTGGGCGTGTCCAAGGACACCGAGGGCTACCCGGCCTACCGCCTGGCCCTGCAGACCCGCGAGCAGCACATCCGCCGCGAGCGCGCCACCTCCAACATCTGCACCGCCCAGGCGCTTTTGGCGGTGACCGCATCCATGTACGCCGTCTACCACGGCCCTGAAGGCTTGAAGGACATCGCGCACGCCGTGCACCAGCGCGCCGCGGACTTCGCGGCGTCGCTTGAGGCCGCCGGCGTAACAGTCAAGCACGCCGAGTTCTTCGACACGGTGGCGGTTGAGGTTGCGGGGGCACCGGAGGTCGTCGCAAAGCTGGCGGATGCTGGGTACCTGGTCCGCGCAATCGACGAGACCACCGTCGGCGTGTCCTTCGGCGAGGACACCACCGACGCCGACGTCGAGGCGCTGCTGGCGGGCTTCGGCGCTTCCGTCGCCGAGGGCGCCGCTCGCATCCCGGCGGCGCTCGAGCGCACCACCGAGTTCCTCACCCACGAGACGTTCAACCGCATCCACTCCGAGACGCAGATGATGCGCTACATCCGCACGCTCGGCGACAAGGACCTCGCGCTGGACCGCACGATGATCCCGCTGGGCTCGTGCACCATGAAACTCAACCCCACCGCCGGCCTGGAGGCGATCACCTGGCCGGGGTTCGCCAACGTGCACCCCTACACCCCCGACGAGTACACCGAAGGCTGGCGCGAGCTTATCGACGAAATCCGCGCCTGGCTGGTGGCAATCACCGGCTACGCCGAGGTGTCAGTGCAGCCGAACTCCGGCGCGACCGGCGAGCTGGCCGGCCTGCTGGCCATCCGCGCGTACCACGTGGCCAACGGCGACGCCGAGCGCGACATCTGCCTCATTCCGGCCTCCGCGCACGGCACGAACGCGGCGTCGGCGACGCTGGCGAACCTGCGCGTCGTGGTGGTGAAAACCGCGGACGACGGCTCCATCGACCTGGCGGACCTGGACGCGAAGCTGGAAAAGCACGCCGACTCCGTGGCCGCGATCATGCTCACCTACCCCTCCACCCACGGCGTCTACGAGGAAGACGTGCGCGTGGTTTGCGACAAGGTGCACGCGGCCGGCGGGCAGGTCTACATCGACGGCGCGAACATGAACGCTTTGACCGGCATCGCCCGCCCGGGCGACTTCGGCGGCGACGTCAGCCACCTGAATCTGCACAAAACGTTCACCATCCCGCACGGCGGCGGCGGCCCAGGCGTGGGCCCGATCGGCGTGGGCGAGCACCTGATCCCGTTCCTGCCCGGCGACCCGACCGCAGCTGACGGCGAGGGCGGCGTGCCGGTGACCTCCACCCTGTACGGCTCCGCTGGTGTGCTGCCGATTTCCTGGTCGTACATCGCCATGTCCGGTGCCGCGGGACTGCGCAGCGCCACCGAGCACGCCGTTTTGGGCGCGAACTACATCGCGCGCGAGCTGAACGATTCTTACCCAGTGCTCTACACCGGCAACGACGGCCTGGTCGGCCACGAGTGCATCCTGGACCTGCGCGAACTCACTGACGCCTCCGGGGTCACCGCAGCGGATGTGGCCAAGCGCCTGATCGACTACGGCTTCCACGCACCCACCCTCGCCTTCCCGGTCGCCGGCACGCTGATGGTGGAGCCGACCGAGTCCGAGGATGTAGCCGAGCTGGACCGCTTCGTCGAGGCGATGCGCGCCATCCGTGCGGAGATCCAGGAGATCATCGACGGCGAAGTAGAGTACGAAAACTCCGTCGTGCACAACGCGCCCTACACCGCCGAGAGCGTGATCCGCTCCGAGTGGCCGTACGAGTTCACCCGCGAGAAGGCCGCCTACCCGGTGGATTCGCTGGTGCACGCGAAGTACTTCCCGCCGGTGCGGCGTATCGACGAAGCCTTCGGCGACCGCAACTTCCAATGCTCCTGCCCGCCGCCGGAAGCCTTCGACACCGAAACCGAATCCTAA
- the lipA gene encoding lipoyl synthase, translated as MTVAPEGRKLLRVEARNSETPIEKKPRWIRNSVKTGPEYEDMKQKVKGAGLHTVCQEAGCPNIHECWESREATFLIGGSRCSRRCDFCDIASGRPDPLDRDEPRRVAEEVQNLELNYSTITGVTRDDLDDEGAWLYAEVVRKIHELNPHTGVENLTPDFSGKPDLLQEVFEARPEVFAHNVETVPRIFKRIRPAFRYERSLDVIRQARDFGLITKSNLILGMGETREEVLEALHDLVDAGCDIITITQYLRPGPTYHPIDRWVKPEEFIEYRDAAYEMGFGAVMSGPLVRSSYRAGKLYVEAMAHRGLELPENLKHLAETSQGDTAQEASTLLKKYGASADHPVETR; from the coding sequence GTGACTGTAGCACCAGAAGGCCGCAAGCTCTTGCGCGTTGAGGCGCGCAATTCCGAAACACCGATTGAGAAGAAGCCGCGGTGGATCCGCAACTCCGTCAAGACCGGTCCCGAATACGAGGACATGAAACAAAAGGTCAAGGGCGCGGGTCTGCACACCGTGTGCCAAGAGGCGGGCTGCCCCAACATCCACGAGTGCTGGGAATCGCGTGAGGCGACCTTCCTCATCGGCGGGTCCCGCTGCTCCCGCCGCTGCGACTTCTGCGACATCGCCTCCGGCCGCCCGGACCCCCTGGACCGCGACGAGCCGCGCCGCGTGGCAGAAGAGGTGCAGAACCTCGAGCTGAACTACTCCACCATCACCGGTGTCACCCGCGACGACCTCGACGACGAGGGCGCCTGGCTCTACGCCGAGGTCGTGCGCAAGATCCACGAGCTCAACCCGCACACCGGCGTGGAAAACCTCACCCCGGACTTCTCCGGCAAGCCGGACCTGCTCCAGGAGGTCTTCGAGGCCCGCCCCGAGGTCTTCGCGCACAACGTGGAGACTGTCCCGCGCATCTTCAAGCGCATCCGCCCGGCGTTTCGCTACGAGCGCTCCCTCGACGTCATCCGCCAGGCCCGCGACTTCGGGCTGATCACTAAGTCCAACCTGATCCTCGGCATGGGCGAGACCCGCGAGGAAGTCCTCGAGGCACTGCACGACCTGGTGGACGCAGGCTGCGACATCATCACCATTACCCAGTACCTGCGCCCCGGCCCGACCTACCACCCGATCGACCGCTGGGTGAAGCCGGAAGAGTTCATCGAGTACCGCGACGCCGCCTACGAAATGGGCTTCGGCGCCGTCATGTCCGGCCCGCTGGTGCGCTCCTCCTACCGCGCCGGCAAGCTCTACGTCGAGGCGATGGCGCACCGTGGTCTCGAGCTGCCGGAGAACCTGAAGCACTTGGCGGAAACGTCGCAAGGCGACACTGCGCAAGAAGCCTCCACCCTGCTGAAGAAGTACGGCGCATCTGCCGACCACCCAGTGGAGACCCGCTAG